In the Deferribacter desulfuricans SSM1 genome, GCCAGTATTTGTGTTGGGGACAAAATCCAGGGTATATGACAAGATACTTGCAAATGTTGAAGAGGTAAAGGCAAGGGATGGGATTGTGATATCCACTGTTACTAAAGGGGATAAAGATATCATATCCAAATCTGATTATAGTTTTATACTGCCAGTCACATTAGAAGAGCTTACCCCATTTTTAAACTCAATAGTAATTCAGCTTTTTGCATACCATGCGGCTAATCTGCTTGGGCTTGATGTGGATCAGCCAAGAAATCTTGCTAAAAGTGTGACGGTAGAATGAAAAAATTAAATGTTATTGAAAGTTAGTGATTAATATTTTATATAAAAGTAAGGAGAAAAAATGAATATTTTAGAGTTGATTGGAAGAGATTCTGAATTATTTAAAGTAGATATAGAAAAAAATGAAAAGGAACTAGCAAATATTATAGGATTTTCATCATTTTTAGTAATAGGAGGAGCTGGAAGTATTGGTAGTGCGGTAGTAAAAGAGATTTTTAAAAGAAATCCTAAAAAACTTCATGTTGTTGATATAAGTGAAAATAATTTAGCAGAACTCGTAAGAGATATAAGAAGTTCATTAGGATATATAGATGGAGAGTTTAAAACTTATACAATAGATGTAGGAAGTGTTGAATATGATGCACTTATAAAAGCAGATGGAAAATATGATTATGTATTAAACTTAAGTGCTTTAAAGCATGTAAGAAGTGAAAAGGACCCATTTACTTTAATGAGAATGATTGAAGTTAATATATTAAATACGGAAAAGACTTTAATTCAATCTATTGAAAATGGTGTAAAAAAATATTTTTGTGTATCAACTGATAAAGCTACAAATCCTGTTAATATGATGGGTGCTAGTAAAAGAATTATGGAGCTTTTCTTAATGAGAAGAAGTTTAGAAATACCTGTTTCTACTGCAAGATTTGCAAATGTAGCGTTTAGTGATGGAAGTTTACTTTACTCTTTTAATAAAAGGCTTGAGAAACAACAACCGATTGTAGCTCCAAAAGATGTAAAAAGATATTTTGTAACACCAAAAGAAAGTGGTGAGCTTTGTTTAATGAGTACTATTTTTGGTGAAAATAGAGATATATTTTTTCCAAAATTAAGCGATAAACTTCATTTAATAACATTCGCTGAAATTGCAATAAAGTATCTTAAAATGAAAGGATATGATCCTTATATTTGTGAAAGTGAAGAAGAAGCAAGAAAACTTGTAAAGACTCTTCCAAAAAAAGGAAAATGGCCTTGTCTATTTACAATTAGTGATACAACAGGAGAAAAAGATTTTGAAGAGTTTTATACAAATGATAATATCATTGATTGGGATAGATTTGAAGGAATTGGTATTATAAAAAACAAACCGATTTACGAGAAAGAAAAATTGAATTATTTTATAAAAAGAGTTGAAGAAATGAAAAAAAAATTAGAATGGAGCAAAAGAGAGATTGTAGAACTTTTTGAATATATGTTGCCAGAATTTTATCATCTTGAGAAAGGAAAGTATTTAGATGATAAAATGTAAAAAGATTATAACTTTTATAAAAGAGTTGTATAAAAAAGATGTTGTAGGTCTTCATGAGCCTGTTTTTGTAGGTCATGAAAAAAAATATGTTTTAGATACAATTGAATCTACTTTTGTTTCTTCTGTAGGTGAATATGTAAACGAATTCGAAAGAAAAATTGCAGAATATACAGGAGCAAAATATGCAATAGCAACTGTTAATGGAATTTCTGCCTTGCACATAGCCTTACTTTTATCTGGAGTAGGAGAAAATAGTGAGGTAATAACACAACCTATTACATTTGTGGCTACCTGTAATGCTATAAGATATTGTGGTGCTGAGCCTGTCTTTGTAGATGTTGATTTAGACACTCTTGGTATGTCTTCTGAAAGTTTAGAATATTTTCTGAAAAAATTTGTTGAATTTGATAAAAATGGAAATCCAATAAACAAAGAAACAAAAAGAAAAATAACAGCTTGTGTTCCTATGCATACATTTGGACATCCTGTTAAAATCGACCAAATAGTTGAACTATGTAAAAAATATAACATACCGGTAGTTGAAGATGCAGCCGAAAGTCTTGGAAGTTTTTATAAAAGTAAACATACAGGAACGTTTGGTAAATTAGGTATTTTAAGTTTTAACGGAAACAAAATTATAACAACTGGTGGCGGAGGAATGATTTTAACTAATGATGAAGATTTAGCAAAAAGTGCAAAACATCTTACAACAACAGCAAAAGTCCCCCATCCTTATGAATATTTTCACGATGAAGTTGGATACAATTACAGAATGCCAAATTTAAATGCTGCTCTTGGGCTTGCTCAAATGGAAAAACTTGAAATGTTTATAAATATAAAAAGAAAAATAGCACATGAATATAAAAACTTTTTTGAAAATTTAGGGATACAATCTTTTACAGAACCTGAATATAGTCGCTCTAACTACTGGCTCAATGCAATATTTTTGAAAAGTAAAACCGAAAGAGATAAATTTTTAGAAATAACAAATAAAAATAAAGTTCAAACAAGACCTGTATGGACATTGATGTATAAACTTCCTATGTATGAAAATTGTTTTAAAATTGATACTACAAATGCTGAGTATATAGAAGAAAGAGTTGTAAATATACCAAGTGGAGTTAATGTATGAAAAAAGTAGCAATCTTTGCAAAAAAAAGAATAGGTTTAATAGATATCATTAACCATATTAAATTATATACAAAAGAAATTGATTTATTTATAGGTGATATTAATAACCCTTTTCCTGAAGAAGCTAAAAGAAAAATTTATGATTTGGTAATTTCATATTCTTCTCCTTGGATAATTCAAAAAAAGGTTTTAACTAACACGAGGGATTATAATATAAACTTTCATCCTGGGCCACCTGAGTATCCAGGTATAGGTTGTTATAACTTTGCTTTATATAATAATGAAAAATTATATGGAGTAACAGCTCATATTATGGAAGAAAAAGTTGATTCAGGAAGAATTATTAAAGTTAAAAGATTTCCTATTTTTGAGGAAGATGATGTCGAGTCTTTAATAAATAGAACATATATATTTATGCTAGAATTGGCAAAAGAGGTAATTGATGATTATTTTGATGATTATTCTTTAAATTTTACAGATGAAAATTGGAAAAGAAAACCCTATACAAGAAAAGATTTTGAATTTTTAAGAAAAATAGATATTTCAATGGATAAGGGGGAAATAATAAGAAGATTAAAAGCAACTACATATAAAGATTATCCATCTATTTACATAGAACATCATGGATTTATCTTTGAATATAAAAATAAAGCAAAGAGGTAATATGTAATGAAAACCTTCATTATAGCAGAAGCAGGTGTCAATCATAACGGAAAACTAGATTTAGCTAAAAAACTTATAGATGTAGCTGTTGAAGCAGGGGCTGATGCTGTCAAGTTTCAAACATTTAAAACTGAGGAAGTTATTAGCGAAATTGCACCTATGGCAGAATATCAAAAGAAAAATATAGGTGAAGAAAAACCCCAAATAGAAATGGTAAAAGAACTTGAGCTTTCATTCAATGATTTTGAAGAGCTTAAAACTTATTGTGATAGAAAAGGAATAAAGTTTTTATCTACTCCTTTTGATATAGAAAGTGCAGGATTTTTAAAAGATTTAGGACTAGAAATATTTAAAATACCATCAGGAGAAATAACAAATTATCTCTTATTAAGAGAAATAGGAAGTTATAGAAAAAAAGTTATACTTTCTACTGGTATGGCAGAATTAGGAGAGATTGAAGATGCTTTAGATATTTTAATGGAGAATGGAACAAAAAGAGAAGATATAACTGTTTTACATTGTAATACCGAATACCCTACACCTATGGAAGATGTAAATTTGAAGGCTATGCTTACTATAAAAGAAGCATTTAAAGTAAATATTGGATACTCAGACCATACACTTGGAATAGAAGTTCCAATTGCGGCTGTAGCTCTTGGGGCTTCAGTTATAGAAAAACATTTTACACTTGATAAAAATTTACCTGGACCAGACCACAAAGCAAGTTTAGAGCCAAATGAATTAAAAGCTATGGTCAAAGCAATAAGAAATATAGAAAAAGCATTAGGAAATGGAATTAAAAAACCTTCAAAAAGTGAGTTAAAAAACAGAGATATAGCAAGGAAATATATAGTTGCAAAGCGAGATATGAAAAAAGGAGAAATATTATCAGAAGAAAACTTGACAGTTAAAAGAACAGGAAAAAAAGGCATATCCCCTATGAGATGGGGTGAAATAATTGGCTTAAAAGCACCAAGAGATTTTAAAAAAGGTGAAATTATTATGGAAGGAGGAAAAGAGTAATGCAAGATAGGATACAAGATATTATTATTCATTCATTGAAAGAATTAAACGAGGAATTAGAAAAAGTAGAATTAGAAAATCCAACAATTGAGACAAGATTGTATGGGGTAGATGGAGTATTAGATAGTTTGGCATTAGTAACATTGATAACAGATTTAGAAGAAAAAATATCCGAGGAATTTGGGAAAAATATAACTTTAGCTGATGAAAGAGCTATGAGCCAAAGAAGATCACCATTTAGGGATGTAAAGAGTTTAGTAGAGTATATAGAAATTCTTTTGAAAGAGGAAAATGATGAGTAAAGTTTTTATAATTACAGGTACAAGGAAAGGGATAGGAAGAGAGTTAGCAAATTATTATCTGGATAAAGGATATGTCGTAGTTGGATGTAGTAGAGGAGAGAGTTCAATAGAACATAAAAACTACAGGCATTATTCATTAGATGTTTCAGATGAGAGTAAAATTATTGAGATGATAATAATGACGAAGAAAGAATTTGGGAAAATAGATATTTTGCTTAATAATGCAGGGATTGCATCAATGAATCATATAATAACAACACCATATAAAACAGCTCAGAACATATTTTCAACAAACTTTTTTGGGACATTTCTTTTTCTAAGAGAAGTTGCAAAAGTGATGGTAAAACAAAGGTGGGGAAGAATAGTAAATTTTACAACAGTTGCAACTCCACTTAGATTAGAGGGTGAAGCGATGTATGCAGCAAGTAAAGCTGCTATAGAAAACTTAACGCAAATAACAGCCAGAGAATTAGCAGATTTTGGTATAACAGTGAATGCGTTAGGCCCAACACCAGTTCCAACAGATTTGATAAAAAATGTTCCAAAAGAAAAGATGGATGCTTTACTTAATAGACAAGCTATAAAAAGATTTGGTGAATTCAAAGATATAGTAAATGTTATAGATTTTTTTATTGATGAAAGGAGTGATTTTATTACAGGACAGATTATATATTTAGGTGGGGTAAATGGGTAGTTGGCTAATAGAAAAGTTCAAAGATTTTGATTCAAAAATTGCAATTTTATACAATGATAAAAAATATACTTATAGAGAACTTTATGAAAAAATAAGGGAATTTCTAAGTTTTTTTCAGGGAAAAAATATAAAAAAAGGTGAAGTAGTAGCATTATTAGGAAATTATTCATTTGAAAATTTAGCTTTACTTTTAGCTCTAAAAGAGAACAAAAATATTATTGTTCCTATAACTTCAACTAAAGAACATGAAATTCAAGAAAGACTTAAAGAAGGAAATGTTGATAAAGTATTAAAAATAGAAAATAGTTTAATAAAAGTTCAAGAATTAGATAGCAATGAAAAACATCTACTAATAAAAAAACTACAAGAAAAAGGAAAATCAGGACTTATTTTGTTTAGTAGTGGAAGCACAGGGAAGCCAAAAGCAATGATCCACGATTTTGATAACTTAGTAGATAGCTATGAAGGAAGGAAAGAAAAGAACATAAATACATTAATTTTCCTATCCTTTGATCATATTGGAGGAATAGACACCATCTTTAGACAGTTTTCTATAGGTGGAACCATTACAATTCCCTATAGTAGATCTCCAGATGCAATTTGCAAAGTAATAGAGAAACATCAAGTAAATGTATTGCCAGCATCTCCAACTTTTTTAAACTTACTTTTGATAAGTGGAATATATAAAGAGTACGACTTAAGTTCATTAAACATAATTGCTTTTGGTGCAGAACCAATGCCAGAATATTTATTGAAGGAATTAAAGAAAACTTTTCCAAAAGTTAATTTTCAGCAAAAATATGGAACAAGTGAAACAAATGCTGTAAAAGTGATTAATAAAAATAATAATGGGTTATATATAAAAATAGATGACCTAAACATAGAGTATAAAATAGTTGATGATGAATTATGGCTAAGGAGCAAAACTCAGATATTAGGGTATCTAAATGCACCAATGGATAGTTTTACAGAAGATGGGTGGTTTAGGACAGGGGATTTAGTTGAGGTTAAGCAAGATGGATATTTAAAAATAATAGGTAGAAGTAAAGAAATTATCAATGTAGGTGGAGAGAAAGTATTACCACAAGAAGTAGAGAATGTTATTTTAGAATTAGATGAAGTTGTAGATGTAATGGTTTACGGAGAAAGTAATCCAATTACAGGGCAGACAGTAGTAGCAGATATAGTATTAAAAGACGGAATAGATAAAAAAGAAGCCAAAAAATTGATAAGAAAACATTGCCGAAGTAAGTTAGACAATTATAAAGTACCTACAAAGATTAATTTTGTAGAAAAAATTAGTTTTGGAGATAGATTTAAAAAAATTAGGAGAAAAAGTTGATAACTTATATGTTATTAACAAAAATAGAAGATAAATATAAAATAAAAGGATTTTTTCAAGAGTTTTTTTATAAGGTTTATTCAAAGATTTTAGATGACTCCATTTGGGAACATCAATTCATTCACTCTCCATATGATGATTCGCCTTTATTTTTAGCTTTTGATGATAAAAAAATAGTAGGCTCTGCTCTTATGATAAAACATAAAATTCTATTGAATAACAAAATATATAATTATTATCTTTTTACAACATCTGCAATAGATCCAAATTATAGAAATAAAGGAGTTTATTTAGAACTATTAAATATGCAAAAAAAATATGCAAAGGACACAAAAAAGGATTTTATTTTAGCCTTTCCTAATAAAATAGCATATAATGCTATTAAGATACTCGGTGGATTTAAAGATGTTTCACAAGAAAAGATAGTAAAAACAAATATTAATAATATAAATTTAAATAGCTTTTGTAACCATATTATAGAAGATAAAGAATTTTTAAGATGGAGATTTGAACATAAAAATTATAACTTTATAAAAATAGATGAAAAAATATTGGTAGTAAAAAAATATAAAGATTCCTTTGATATATTGTCTTCACTTTATATAGATAGTATAAATAATGATGTGATACCAAGTAATAAATTTATTAATATAAATAACTTAAAAAGCTGTCATGTATTAGAGAAACATACTATTAATAAGAACTTAAACCAGTTTATAAATTATTATAATGCAACTATTTATTTGATAAATAATAAAATTGACTTTAATAAAAATAAAATGTGTATTAATTTGTTAATGTCGGATGTGTTCTGATGAAAAAGAAAAAAGTTTTAGCTTGTACATCTATAAGATCAGATTATGATTTATTAAGTCCTTTATATAAATTACTACATGAAGATAATGAAATAGACTTTAGAATTTTAGTTAGTGGTGCACATTTATCTCATCAACATGGATACAGTATTGAACAAATAAGAAAAGATGGGTTTGAAATATTGTTAGAAATAGAAACATTACTAAGCTATGATACTAAAATATCAAGAGTTAAAACTGCTAGTTTGCTTTTACAAAATAGCTTAGAAACTATTGCTAAATTTAATCCAGATTTAATTATATATGCTGGGGATAGGGAAGATACATTAGTTTATGCTATGATTGGAGGATATTTAAGAATTCCTACTATTCATTTTTATGGTGGAGATCATGTGAAAGATGGATACATAGATAATCCTGTAAGACATGCAGTTTCTAAATTATCAACAGTTCATTTTGTAGCTATTCAAGAACATAAAAAAAGGTTAATTAGAATGGGAGAACATCCAAAAAGAATATTTGTAGTAGGAAATATAGCATTAGATAGATTCCTTTTTTTCAAGGAATTAAGTAAAGCTCAAATAAAAGATAAATTTAATATAAAATTCGGATTTGATAAATTTGCTTTAGTTATTTTTCACCCTATTGTCCAAGAAGAAGATAAATCCCATATTTATTTTGAAAATATTTTAAAAGTATTGAAAGAAAAAAATATATGTGCTTTTGTTAGTTATCCGAATACAGATCCAAATAATCATAAATTGATAAATATTATTAATCAATATAAACAACATCCTAATTTTATATTTTATAATAATTTGGAAAGAGATTTATTCTTAAGTATATATAAGAATGCAGAGTTTATAATAGGTAATTCATCTTCAGGAATTTACGAAGCAGCAAGTTTTAAGATTCCCGCAATAAATATAGGAATGAGGCAAATTGGTAGATACTGTAAAGAGAATGTTATATTTTCTAAAGGTGATTTGTATAGCATAAAAAAATCTATTGAGAAAGCCACTTCTGAAAATTTTTTAAAGATTGTAAGAAAAATTTCAAATCCTTATGGAGACGGTAAAAGTGCATTTAAAGCATATAATTTAATTAAAAATATAGATTTTAAAACTATAGTTGACAAAAAAGAGGATCCTTTGGAAATACCTATGGAGGATAACGCATTTTATGAATAATATTTTAATTATTTCCCCACACCCTGATGATGAAACTTTAGGTGCTGGAGGGAGTTTGCTTAAGCATAAGGATAATGGAGATATTATATACTGGATAAATATAACAAATATAAAAGAAGAATATGGGTATTCAAAAGAAAAAGTAAAAAAGCGAAATGAAGAAATAAAAAAAGTAATTGAATCTTATGAATTTAATGATTTTTTCGATTTATCATTAAAGCCAACTTCTTTAACAGAAAATGATATACCATTTATTGTAACTAAGATATCTTCTATTTTGGATAAAATAAAACCTAATATACTATATATTCCTTTTTGGAATGATGTACATTCAGATCATAGGGTAGTTTTTAATGCTTTACAACCATTTTTTAAATCTTTTAGATATCCTTTTATAAAAAAAGTATTAATGATGGAAATAATAAGTGAAACTGATAACCAATTTAAAGAAACATTTAAGCCAAATGTTTTTGTTGATATATCAGATTTTATAGATAAAAAAATTGAGATTATGAACATTTACCAAAGTGAACTGGGAGAACATCCATTTCCAAGAAGTATAGACAATATACTGAATCTTGCATTTTACAGAGGAAGCCAATGTAATTATCAATATGCTGAAAGTTTTATGCTTTTAAAAGAGGTTTTAGATTGAAAAACTTAGAGAAAGTATTGATAGAAAAAAAATCAAGTGCAATATCAGCTTTAAAACAATTGAATGAAAGTTCAACAAAAGTTTTAATAGTTATTGAGAATTTAAAAAGTAAAAAGTTAGTGGGGACAATTACTGATGGGGATATAAGAAGGCATATTTTAAAAGCCGGTTTTATAGAAGGAAATGTTTATGATGTATGTAATAAAAATCCAATTTATATAATCAAGGATAAGTTAGATAAAGAAATAATAAAAAATCTAATCTTAAATAAAAAATTAGAACTTATTCCCGTGGTTAATGAAAAAAACGAGGTTATAGATTATATAGAATGGTCTGATTTTCTTAAAGAGAAAGATTTCATAGATATTCAACAGATAGATGAAAAAATTCCTGTAGTCATAATGGCAGGTGGTAAAGGGACAAGAATGAAGCCATTTACAGAAGTCCTACCAAAACCGTTAATACCTGTGGGGGATAAAACAGCTGTAGAGTTAATAATTGATGAGTTTAGAAAATTTGGATTAGATAATTTTATTTTTACATTAAATTATAAAGGGGAAATTATTGAAGCATATTTTAATACAATAGAGAAAGACTATAAAACTGATTTTATTTGGGAAAAAGACTTTTTAGGAACAGCAGGAAGTTTAAAATTTTTAGAAAATAAAGATATAAAAGATGATTTCATTGTATCTAATTGTGATATTTTGATAAAGGCAAATTTTAAAGAAATACTAGATTTTCATAAAAAAAATAAAGCAGTTTTAACATCAGTTACATCAATCCAACACTACAAAGTCCCTTACGGAGTTGTTGAAATAAATAGTGGTGGTAAGATAAAAAAAATAATTGAAAAGCCTGAATATACATTTCAAATAAATACAGGAGTTTATATTCTAAATAAAAAAGCATTAAAATATATACCTGAAAATAAATATTTTGATATGCCCCAGCTTATAGATAAACTTATAGAAAACAAAGAAACAGTTTTAGCGTATCCAATAAAAGAAAAAGATTATATTGATTTAGGACAATGGGAAGAGTACAAAAAAGCATTAAAAATATTTGAGGAATTTAGAAATGTATAAAGATAAAACAATTTTAGCTATAATTCCTGCAAGAGGTGGAAGTAAAAGGTTACCAAATAAAAATATTCTTCCTTTGGCAGGTAAACCTTTAATATCGTGGACTATAGAGGCTAGCTTAGGTAGCAAATTTTTAGATAAAATCATAGTAACAAGCGATAGTGATAAAATTTTGGATATAGCAAAAGAATATGAAGTTTTGACTATAAAAAGACCAACGGAATTAGCAACAGATACTGCTTCTACTATAGAGGTTGTAGAACATGTTTTATCAAATATTGATAAAAAGTTTGATTTTATAGTTCTTCTGCAACCAACTTCTCCACTAAGAACTGCTAAACATATAGATGAAGCTATAGAATTTTTATTTGAAAAAAATGCAGATGCAGTTATAAGTGTTTGTGAAGTTGACCATTCCCCGTTATGGTGTAATACTTTACCTGAAGGTCTTGATATGTCCAATTTCCTTTCAGATGATATAAAAGGTAAAAGAAGTCAGGACTTACCTAAATTTTATAGAATAAATGGGGCTATTTATATTTGTAAAACAGAGAAATTTTTAGAAGAAGATACATTCTTTATAAAAGATAATATTTATGCTTATATTATGGATAAAATGAGTTCTATTGATATAGATGATGAGTTTGATTTAAAATTGGCCGAAATCCTGATGGAAGGATAAAGAAGTTGCTCATCTGATGAATTTAGCTTATAAAATTCTCAACTCTTCTCTATTTAAGGCTTCCGGTATTTATACAATTGTATCTATTATAAATGCCGTTATTCCGTTTTTCCTTTTACCGGTTTTGACAAGATATCTTTCTCCGGAAGACTATGGAATTGTTGCTATGTTTTCATTGATTGTTTCTATCATTGGAGTTTTTACCGGACTAAGTGTTCATGGAGCCATAAACAGGGTATATTTTGAGAAAGATATAAATTTCAAGGAGTATGTAGCAAATTGTATATTTATACTCTTTGGTAGTTCTGTTTTAACATTTTTAATTGTTTTTTTTATAAGGGATTTTATATCAAATATTTCCGGTGTTCCTGAAAATTGGATTTTAATAGCAGTTTACGTATCTTTTTTTCAATTTTTGATTTTATCCAATTTAGTAATTTATCAAGTAAGAATGAAAGCCAAAGAATATAGTTTTATTCAAATAGGACGAAGTTTATTAAATGTTATACTTACAATATTTCTGGTTGTAATAATTGGACTAAAATGGGAAGGAAGATTATCAGCTCAAATATTAGCTACTTTTATTTTTGGAATTTTTTCGTTTATAATACTACATAAGTCTTGGACTGAGTGGAAAATCAATAAATATTATATTAAACATGCTTTAAAGTTTGGGGTACCTTTAATTCCCCACACGATAGGTGGAATGTTAATAGTAGCGACAGATAGATTTGTAATTATGAATACGTTAGGATTGAAAGAAGCTGGTATCTATACGGTGGGGCTTCAAATAGGTATGATTATACAACTTTTTACAGATGCTTTTAACAAAGCTTATGTTCCATGGCTTTTTGAGAAATTAAATCAGAATGATTATAAAGCGAAAATTAAAATAGTCAAATTTACTTATTTTTATTTTGTGGCTATTATTTTGTTTGCTTTAGTTGTTGGCTTACTGGCTCCTTTTTTGATTAAGATTTTAGTTGGAAAGTCTTTTTATGAGTCTTCATCCGTTGTTTTATGGATAGCGTTAGGAGGAGCGTTTAAGGGAATGTATTATATGGTTACGAATTACATATTTTATTCATATAAGACGTATATTCTTACTTGGATAACACTTTTTTGTGGATTGATAAATATACCTATAACTTTTTCTCTTACAAAAAATTTTGGTATTATAGGAGCCGGCATGTCTTATAGTTTAGTACTTTTTTTATTTTTTATATTAACTTTTATTATTTCTATTAAGGTTTATAAAATGCCGTGGATGTTGTTATTTATTAGATTGCGTAGATGAAAATTTTTATGGAAATATGGAAGAATTTGGTATTTCAAATATTTTGATGAAATTGGGAAAAAGGAGATTAAATGTCTACTTTAATTTTGGGATCTAAACCAAATCCTCAGATAACAGTTAAAAATTATAAAAATATTATATATATTAATGGAAGTATAGAGAATGATTTAAATCTTAAAGGATCTAAAATTTATCATATATTGAGCAGTATGATTTTATTTGAAAATACAGAGTTGGCAGTATTAGCTAGAAATAGATTAAAAAATAAGACTGTGGATTATATTATAATGTTAGATATATATAATTTTCCTATTGAACAATATAAAAAAAGGTTAGATGACTTAAATTATATTTATCAGTATTTTGAATTTTATAGTATAAAAGATTTTGAAAAATGTTTTTCTCCTTTTAATGATATTCAATATTGGAAAATGTTCTTATTAAAACTATTTGACAAAGAGTATAGCTTTAAAGAAAAAATAGAAACTTTAAAATATTATCTCCGAGGAAGAAAACATCTATCGAGTGGGTTTTCTGCTATAATGTATGCAATAAATAATTTTAATTTTCCTATATATGTTGCAGGATTTTCTAGGAAAAAAGGAGGGTATAAGTATAAAAGGAATAATGTTAGGAGAGGACATGAACTGCAAGATTTTATTTTTTTTTCGCTTTTACAACAAAGTAATTTTAAAGAAAAATTAATTTTTTTGGATTATAATGATGAATATTAGACAAGTTCATTTATATTATATACTAGCTATAATTTTTTTTATTTC is a window encoding:
- the neuC gene encoding UDP-N-acetylglucosamine 2-epimerase; this encodes MKKKKVLACTSIRSDYDLLSPLYKLLHEDNEIDFRILVSGAHLSHQHGYSIEQIRKDGFEILLEIETLLSYDTKISRVKTASLLLQNSLETIAKFNPDLIIYAGDREDTLVYAMIGGYLRIPTIHFYGGDHVKDGYIDNPVRHAVSKLSTVHFVAIQEHKKRLIRMGEHPKRIFVVGNIALDRFLFFKELSKAQIKDKFNIKFGFDKFALVIFHPIVQEEDKSHIYFENILKVLKEKNICAFVSYPNTDPNNHKLINIINQYKQHPNFIFYNNLERDLFLSIYKNAEFIIGNSSSGIYEAASFKIPAINIGMRQIGRYCKENVIFSKGDLYSIKKSIEKATSENFLKIVRKISNPYGDGKSAFKAYNLIKNIDFKTIVDKKEDPLEIPMEDNAFYE
- a CDS encoding lipopolysaccharide biosynthesis protein gives rise to the protein MNLAYKILNSSLFKASGIYTIVSIINAVIPFFLLPVLTRYLSPEDYGIVAMFSLIVSIIGVFTGLSVHGAINRVYFEKDINFKEYVANCIFILFGSSVLTFLIVFFIRDFISNISGVPENWILIAVYVSFFQFLILSNLVIYQVRMKAKEYSFIQIGRSLLNVILTIFLVVIIGLKWEGRLSAQILATFIFGIFSFIILHKSWTEWKINKYYIKHALKFGVPLIPHTIGGMLIVATDRFVIMNTLGLKEAGIYTVGLQIGMIIQLFTDAFNKAYVPWLFEKLNQNDYKAKIKIVKFTYFYFVAIILFALVVGLLAPFLIKILVGKSFYESSSVVLWIALGGAFKGMYYMVTNYIFYSYKTYILTWITLFCGLINIPITFSLTKNFGIIGAGMSYSLVLFLFFILTFIISIKVYKMPWMLLFIRLRR
- a CDS encoding PIG-L deacetylase family protein, which gives rise to MNNILIISPHPDDETLGAGGSLLKHKDNGDIIYWINITNIKEEYGYSKEKVKKRNEEIKKVIESYEFNDFFDLSLKPTSLTENDIPFIVTKISSILDKIKPNILYIPFWNDVHSDHRVVFNALQPFFKSFRYPFIKKVLMMEIISETDNQFKETFKPNVFVDISDFIDKKIEIMNIYQSELGEHPFPRSIDNILNLAFYRGSQCNYQYAESFMLLKEVLD
- a CDS encoding cytidylyltransferase domain-containing protein, coding for MYKDKTILAIIPARGGSKRLPNKNILPLAGKPLISWTIEASLGSKFLDKIIVTSDSDKILDIAKEYEVLTIKRPTELATDTASTIEVVEHVLSNIDKKFDFIVLLQPTSPLRTAKHIDEAIEFLFEKNADAVISVCEVDHSPLWCNTLPEGLDMSNFLSDDIKGKRSQDLPKFYRINGAIYICKTEKFLEEDTFFIKDNIYAYIMDKMSSIDIDDEFDLKLAEILMEG
- a CDS encoding nucleotidyltransferase family protein, which gives rise to MKNLEKVLIEKKSSAISALKQLNESSTKVLIVIENLKSKKLVGTITDGDIRRHILKAGFIEGNVYDVCNKNPIYIIKDKLDKEIIKNLILNKKLELIPVVNEKNEVIDYIEWSDFLKEKDFIDIQQIDEKIPVVIMAGGKGTRMKPFTEVLPKPLIPVGDKTAVELIIDEFRKFGLDNFIFTLNYKGEIIEAYFNTIEKDYKTDFIWEKDFLGTAGSLKFLENKDIKDDFIVSNCDILIKANFKEILDFHKKNKAVLTSVTSIQHYKVPYGVVEINSGGKIKKIIEKPEYTFQINTGVYILNKKALKYIPENKYFDMPQLIDKLIENKETVLAYPIKEKDYIDLGQWEEYKKALKIFEEFRNV